Proteins from one Mycobacterium sp. HUMS_12744610 genomic window:
- the polA gene encoding DNA polymerase I, whose protein sequence is MLLDGNSLAFRAFYALPAENFKTRGGLTTNAVYGFTAMLINLLRDEAPTHIAAAFDVSRETFRSERYPEYKANRSATPDEFRGQIDITKEVLGALGITVLAEPGFEADDIIATLATQAANEGYRVLVVTGDRDSLQLVTDDVTVLYPRKGVSELTRFTPEAVVEKYGLTPAQYPDFAALRGDPSDNLPGIPGVGEKTATKWIAEYSSLQGLVDNVDAVRGKVGDALRANLAGVVRNRELTELVRDVPLAQTPDTLRLQPWDRDHIHRLFDDLEFRVLRDRLFDTLAAVEPEVDEGFDVQGGALEPGTVGRWLAEHAGDGRRAGLAVAGTHLPHGGDATALAIAAADGEGGYIDTAAVTPEDDAALAAWLADPAKPKALHEAKLAIHDLAGRGWTLGGITSDTALAAYLVRPGQRSFTLDDLSLRYLRRELRAETQEQRQLSLLDDTDGTDDQAVQTLILRARAVVDLADALDAELDRIDSTALLAEMELPVQQVLAEMERAGIAVDLDMLGALQSQFGDQIRDAAEAAYAVIGKQINLGSPKQLQVVLFDELGMPKTKRTKTGYTTDADALQSLSDKTGHPFLQHLLAHRDVTRLKVTVDGLLNAVAADGRIHTTFNQTIAATGRLSSTEPNLQNIPIRTDAGRQIRDAFVVGNGYSELMTADYSQIEMRIMAHLSGDEGLIEAFNTGEDLHSFVASRAFGVPIEEVTAELRRRVKAMSYGLAYGLSAYGLSTQLNISTEEAKVQMDQYFTRFGGVRDYLHAVVEQARKDGYTSTVFGRRRYLPELDSSNRQVREAAERAALNAPIQGSAADIIKVAMIRVDHAIKEAGLASRMLLQVHDELLFEIAPGEHEQVEKLAREQMGRAYPLDVPLEVSVGYGRSWDAAAH, encoded by the coding sequence ATGTTGCTCGACGGAAATTCGCTGGCGTTCCGGGCGTTCTACGCGCTGCCGGCCGAGAACTTCAAGACCCGCGGCGGCCTGACCACCAACGCGGTGTACGGCTTCACCGCCATGCTGATCAACCTCTTGCGCGACGAGGCGCCGACGCACATCGCCGCGGCGTTCGACGTGTCCCGCGAGACGTTCCGTTCCGAGCGCTACCCCGAATACAAGGCCAACCGGTCGGCGACCCCCGACGAATTCCGGGGCCAGATCGACATCACCAAGGAGGTGCTCGGCGCGCTGGGCATCACGGTGCTCGCCGAGCCCGGGTTCGAGGCCGACGACATCATCGCGACGCTGGCCACCCAGGCCGCCAACGAGGGCTACCGGGTGCTCGTGGTCACCGGGGACAGGGACTCGCTGCAGCTGGTCACCGACGACGTGACAGTGCTGTACCCGCGCAAGGGCGTCAGCGAACTCACCCGCTTCACCCCCGAGGCCGTCGTCGAGAAGTACGGGCTCACCCCCGCGCAGTACCCCGACTTCGCCGCGCTGCGCGGCGATCCCAGCGACAACCTGCCCGGCATCCCCGGGGTGGGGGAGAAGACCGCCACCAAGTGGATCGCCGAATACAGCTCGCTGCAGGGCCTGGTCGACAACGTCGACGCGGTGCGCGGCAAGGTGGGCGACGCGCTGCGGGCCAACCTGGCCGGGGTGGTGCGCAACCGCGAGCTCACCGAGTTGGTGCGCGATGTGCCGCTGGCCCAGACCCCGGACACGCTGCGGCTGCAGCCCTGGGACCGCGACCACATCCACCGGCTCTTCGACGACCTCGAGTTCCGGGTGCTGCGCGACCGGCTGTTCGACACCCTGGCCGCGGTCGAGCCCGAGGTGGACGAGGGTTTCGACGTGCAGGGTGGCGCGCTGGAGCCCGGCACCGTCGGGCGCTGGCTGGCCGAGCACGCCGGCGACGGGCGCCGGGCCGGGCTGGCCGTCGCGGGCACCCATTTACCGCACGGCGGGGACGCCACCGCGCTGGCGATCGCCGCCGCCGACGGGGAGGGCGGCTACATCGACACCGCGGCGGTGACCCCCGAGGACGACGCCGCGCTGGCGGCCTGGCTGGCCGACCCGGCCAAACCCAAGGCGCTGCACGAGGCGAAACTGGCCATTCACGACCTCGCGGGCCGCGGGTGGACGCTGGGTGGGATCACCTCAGACACTGCGCTGGCGGCCTACCTGGTGCGGCCGGGGCAGCGCAGCTTCACTCTCGACGACCTCTCGCTGCGCTACCTGCGACGCGAGCTGCGCGCGGAAACCCAAGAGCAACGACAACTTTCGCTGCTCGATGACACCGACGGCACCGACGACCAGGCGGTGCAGACGCTGATCCTGCGGGCGCGGGCGGTGGTGGACCTGGCCGACGCGCTGGACGCCGAGCTGGACCGCATCGACTCCACCGCGCTGCTGGCCGAGATGGAGCTGCCGGTGCAGCAGGTGCTGGCGGAGATGGAACGCGCCGGCATCGCCGTGGACCTGGACATGCTCGGCGCGTTGCAGAGCCAGTTCGGCGACCAGATCCGCGACGCCGCCGAGGCCGCCTACGCCGTGATCGGCAAGCAGATCAACCTGGGCTCGCCCAAGCAGCTGCAGGTCGTGCTGTTCGACGAACTCGGCATGCCCAAGACCAAGCGGACCAAGACCGGCTACACCACGGATGCCGACGCCCTGCAGTCGCTGTCCGACAAGACCGGCCACCCGTTCCTGCAGCACCTGCTCGCCCACCGCGACGTCACCCGGCTGAAGGTCACCGTCGACGGGCTGCTCAACGCGGTCGCCGCGGACGGCCGGATTCACACCACGTTCAACCAGACCATCGCGGCCACCGGCCGGCTGTCGTCGACCGAACCCAACCTGCAGAACATCCCGATCCGCACCGACGCGGGCCGGCAGATCCGCGACGCGTTCGTCGTCGGGAACGGCTACTCCGAGCTGATGACGGCGGACTACAGCCAGATCGAGATGCGGATCATGGCCCACCTGTCCGGCGACGAGGGGCTGATCGAGGCGTTCAACACCGGCGAGGACCTGCACTCGTTCGTGGCCTCCCGCGCGTTCGGGGTGCCCATCGAGGAGGTCACCGCCGAGTTGCGCCGCCGGGTCAAGGCCATGTCCTACGGGCTGGCCTACGGGTTGAGCGCCTACGGGCTTTCCACCCAGCTCAATATCTCCACCGAGGAGGCGAAGGTCCAGATGGACCAGTACTTCACCCGGTTCGGCGGGGTGCGCGACTACCTGCACGCCGTCGTCGAGCAGGCCCGCAAGGACGGCTACACCTCCACGGTCTTCGGCCGCCGCCGCTACCTGCCCGAGCTGGACAGCAGCAATCGCCAGGTGCGCGAGGCCGCCGAGCGGGCCGCGCTCAACGCGCCGATCCAGGGCAGTGCGGCCGACATCATCAAGGTGGCGATGATCCGCGTCGACCACGCGATCAAGGAGGCCGGGCTGGCCTCGCGCATGCTGCTGCAGGTGCACGACGAGTTGCTGTTCGAGATCGCCCCCGGCGAGCACGAGCAGGTCGAGAAGCTGGCCCGCGAGCAGATGGGCC